Genomic DNA from Thermoplasmata archaeon:
TCTTTACCGGTTTTGGATTCTCGATTGCCTGCAACATCTTTAGCTTTAGATCTTTCTCTTCAATTTTCAAAACCTTTGCAAAACTTGCTCTGCTCGCCCACAAATTTCCTACAGCTTTGTATCCATCTAGATTCTCAAAATAAACGGGAGTACCGAGATGTTTTATCAGATAGTTTGACAATTCAAGATCCTTGCTAACTCTTTCTTTAACAGTTATATGTTCTATTTGTTCTAAATAATCCTTATACATATAATGATGATAAACACTCTTTCAAATTAAAACTTTTTTATCCTAGCTGCATATTATCTTTTATATGTTCAAGATCATCGAAACCGATTCTAATGCGCGGCTCGGAGTATTAGATACACCTCACGGCATTATAGATACTCCTGTTTTCATGCCGGTAGCTACAAAAGGAGCAGTTAAAACGCTTAACGTCAAAGAACTGGAAGAGCTGAACACTAAGGTATTAATTTCAAACTCTCTGCATTTATACTTGCATCCTGGCTTGGAGACAATCGAAAAGCATGGATCCTTGCATGATTTTATGAATTTTCATAATTCTATATTAACTGACAGTGGCGGGTTTCAGATTATCAAAACCCCATTTTTTGTCAGAGCCTCGAAAGAGGGCATAACGTTCAGAGATCCGAAAGACGGGTCTCTGCATCTTATCACGCCAGAGAAGAGTGCAGAGATACAGAATCGGCTGGGATCGGACATAGCGATGATGCTGGACTATTGTGTTCCTTACGGTACAAATATAAAAAATATTGAAAAGAGTCTTATATTAAATAAAAATTGGGCTGAGAGATTTAAAAGCAGCAGGAAAGGGCTCAGCTTTGGAATAGTTCAGGGATCTATCTATGAGAAATACAGAGATCAAAGTGCTGCAGATCTGTTGCCTCTCGATTTTGATGGATATGCAATAGGTGGTCTTTTAATAGGAGAGCCTTTGGACATAATGATCAAGATTGCAAGGTACACAGTATCATTATTGCCAGAAGATAAACCAAGATACCTGATGGGTGTGGGATCATTATCTGAAGTGTTCAATTCTATAGAGAGTGGCATTGATATATTCGATTCTGTGTTTCCCACTCGCAACGCGAGGCACAAGATGGCGTTTACATCTAAAGGAATATTGGATTTGAGAAAATCAAATTTTAAGGATGATACTAAACCAATTGATGAAGAGTGTGATTGTTATGCATGTAAAACCTATACAAGATCATATATATATCATCTATTCAAAGAAAAAGAGATGCTGGCAATGCGCCTTTTAACGATCCACAATCTCTCTTTCATGCTTAATCTGATGAATAGAATCAGGATCTCGATCAAAGAACAAGAATACAATAAGCTCAAAAATGATATGCTGGAAAAATACAAATGATCATCGAGAAATCTCATATATATTCAATTTTTCAGTTTTAGTGCAAGGAAAATCATTGTTAGAATCATATATGGCAGAGGATAAGATCAATAACTTTTTTCGATTTTTATATCTCGTGCAGAATGAGTTTACGAGTCTGTCAATTTTGACTGCGTGGTCGATAATCAGTGAAACGTCCTCTTTTGATCTAAGCACGAATCCAAATCCATTGTAATCTTCCAAGATACATCTTTTATTTACCAGCGTTTTTATTGTTTCAAGATCTGGATAAAAATAGTTCCAGTCTACAAAAACCGGTTTTTTGCCATAATCAGTAAGTGCAAATATTCGCTCTGGCACTTTTGCAAACTTGCAATTTTCAGTTTTATATTTAAAATCGTCAAGGTTGATGAAAATGTAGGTATCTATCATTTTTGCACCCAGTGTTTCAGCCAGTTTCTTGGACGGTTCATTCCAGTCAAAAATAGAAAGTCTCACTTTTGGATATTTTTCAAGAACGTAGGAAGTGAGCATACTAGCAATACCTTTTCTTCTATATTCAGGATCCACTCTCATGCCCTCCAGCCATGCACTGCCATCTTTGTAGGGATTGACGTTTAATATTGCTACGGGTCTATGATCTATCTCGGCAGTAATCATCGATTTTTTTCTGACCCAAGCATCGTAAACAAACGCTATATAATCATGCTGAGTATCCTCCAATCCTTTCATACCTTGCCAAGTGTTTTTACAAAATTCCAGAATGCGTGGCTTATCGCGCATTGTTGCATTTCTAATCTTGATCTCTTGCATGACAATAAACATCAAGAAATCTCTAATAAACTTTTCTTGCTTTGACCAAAGATTAAAATAAATATTGTACTTTTCAGAATTTATGAATAACTTCAAGACCAAATACAGGGTTTCATGGGTGGATACGGATGCGCTCGGCATAATGCATTTTTCAAATTATTTTAGAGCTTGTGAGAAAGTAGAAGAAGAGTTTACTAATTCGCTAGGTGTATCATTCAGCAGCTCTAAAAACATATCTTTTCCGAGAGTCAAAGCTACATGCGACTTTAAGTATCCTCTAAGGTTCAACGATATTGCTGTTATAGAACTAAAAATCAAAGAGCTTGGAAAAAAGCATATTACCTACCATTTTGATATATTCAACGAAACACAGCAAAAAGAGGCAGCTAGATGCGAGCTTACAATAGCTTCGATCAATAATGAATTTGTACCGATACCCATTCCGGAAGAATATATAAAATTACTGGAAAAATACAAAATATGAAACTAAGATTTTGAGCGTTCATATAGCATGTACATTATTATCGTGTAGATTAATGATGAAACTGCAGCAGTGACAAAGATCATAGACCATCTATAATACGAAGATACCGTTATGGAAAATATCACACCACCATAAAACGGTCCTGCAGCTCTGCCAATGCTGGTAAACAGCCCGTAGGTACCCGTGTATTTTCCAATATCCTTTTTCGGTGCCATGTTTATTGCTGATGCGGTCACAGTTGCAGAATACACAATTTCTCCTAGCGAGATAATGCTCATTGTGAAAAATAGCCAGATGATAGAAGAATAAAATGATAACATAAAATAGCCAGCACCATAAATCAATATGCCAAATATCATGAAATAATATGCGTTTTTCACTTTTGCGAATTTGGCTATATAATACTGCAATCCTCCCACCATAAACCCGTTCAAGGCCCATGTAAGCCCGATTATTGACGTAGAGATCCTGTTGATGGTCTCTTCATATATTGGATATGTGCTGTTCAGCTGTCCAAACACTAAAAATGCAATAAATCCCGCTATGCTAAACAATAGAAACTTCACATTTAACAGGGTGTTGGAGAGATCTCTGAACCTGAAAGTGTATCTGGTTTTGTTGGTCTCGGGTATTCTGTTTATTAATATTACAAGCGATATAAGCATTATTCCAACCAATAGAAAAGAGATTGTATAATAATTTAGCACATATAAAAACCCGCTTATTGCAGGCCCGATTCCCCATCCTAGATTTGCAGTAGCACGTTGCAGTGCATAGCCTCTGAACCTCTCGTTTTCGTCAAGCACATCTGCAATCATAGCATTGAACGATGAGAATACAGCTCCGCTTGATATGCTCTGTACTACCAGTGCACTGATGATTAAGTACAGGTTCTTGTTCATTAACGCCAAGCCCATGACCATAAACATCAGTCCCTGCCCGGCCTGCCCCAAAATCATGATTTTTTTTCTACCAATAGAATCTGAGATTGCGCCAAAAACTACCTGAAACACAGCACCAGTAACTCCTGCAAACAGCATGTACAATCCCGCAATGGCAATATTAACGTCAAGCTTGGTAGTCAGAAATAACATTAAAAATGACCATAATGCACCATACGAAAAAGACCTGAAAAAGCTAGTTGTAGCAACAATCTGCATTACTTGTCTTTTAATGGTCATACATGATCCTTTTCTTCAAGCTGTTTTAAGATCATAGCACCTTTTTCAGATAGCACATAGTAAGTATGATGTGGATGGGTGGTAACTCTTCTTTTCAATTTTGCATCTTTTTTCTTTAGCATTCCGCCAGTTCTCTTGTCTAGATATCCTTTTTCAAACAATAGCTTCAAAATCTTACACGCATCTCTCTTGTTCAGCTCCAGATCACGCCCTAGAGACTTTGCATAATCCGTGCCATACTTTTTAAAGTGCAGTAAAACGTTGTAAAGCAGTTTGTCAGTGATCTCTATTTCTCTATCTAGATGCATCATTACACCAGGATATAAACACCTAAATTTAAGGATTTTCAAATATTCACTATTTTTTCTTTATGTAACGCGTAAAGTATTATTCCTATCGTAATAACTATCATGCCAAGGTACAGTGCCTGAGTTCCCAGTGCAAACATGATCACTGCCGATAATATAATTGAGAGTATCTGTACTGCAGGATATAATGGAGAACGAAAAGGCCCTTTCACCTTTCTCTTTCGTATTATTACCACTGCTAGCCCTGTAAGACTATACGAAAAAATCACGCCAAAGTTCGAGGCCAATGCTATATATTTTAAATTTCCAAGAAACAGCGAAAACACGGTGACCGCTCCGATTATCAAAACTGCCCTTTTTGGAGAATCGCCAGATATGCCGCCTATCCATTTTGGAAACATGCCATCTTCGCTCATTTGCAACAATGTTCTGGATCCTGCCACGATCAGAGATAT
This window encodes:
- a CDS encoding MFS transporter, with the translated sequence MTIKRQVMQIVATTSFFRSFSYGALWSFLMLFLTTKLDVNIAIAGLYMLFAGVTGAVFQVVFGAISDSIGRKKIMILGQAGQGLMFMVMGLALMNKNLYLIISALVVQSISSGAVFSSFNAMIADVLDENERFRGYALQRATANLGWGIGPAISGFLYVLNYYTISFLLVGIMLISLVILINRIPETNKTRYTFRFRDLSNTLLNVKFLLFSIAGFIAFLVFGQLNSTYPIYEETINRISTSIIGLTWALNGFMVGGLQYYIAKFAKVKNAYYFMIFGILIYGAGYFMLSFYSSIIWLFFTMSIISLGEIVYSATVTASAINMAPKKDIGKYTGTYGLFTSIGRAAGPFYGGVIFSITVSSYYRWSMIFVTAAVSSLIYTIIMYMLYERSKS
- a CDS encoding DUF2250 domain-containing protein: MMHLDREIEITDKLLYNVLLHFKKYGTDYAKSLGRDLELNKRDACKILKLLFEKGYLDKRTGGMLKKKDAKLKRRVTTHPHHTYYVLSEKGAMILKQLEEKDHV
- the tgt gene encoding tRNA guanosine(34) transglycosylase Tgt; amino-acid sequence: MFKIIETDSNARLGVLDTPHGIIDTPVFMPVATKGAVKTLNVKELEELNTKVLISNSLHLYLHPGLETIEKHGSLHDFMNFHNSILTDSGGFQIIKTPFFVRASKEGITFRDPKDGSLHLITPEKSAEIQNRLGSDIAMMLDYCVPYGTNIKNIEKSLILNKNWAERFKSSRKGLSFGIVQGSIYEKYRDQSAADLLPLDFDGYAIGGLLIGEPLDIMIKIARYTVSLLPEDKPRYLMGVGSLSEVFNSIESGIDIFDSVFPTRNARHKMAFTSKGILDLRKSNFKDDTKPIDEECDCYACKTYTRSYIYHLFKEKEMLAMRLLTIHNLSFMLNLMNRIRISIKEQEYNKLKNDMLEKYK
- a CDS encoding thioesterase family protein, whose translation is MNNFKTKYRVSWVDTDALGIMHFSNYFRACEKVEEEFTNSLGVSFSSSKNISFPRVKATCDFKYPLRFNDIAVIELKIKELGKKHITYHFDIFNETQQKEAARCELTIASINNEFVPIPIPEEYIKLLEKYKI
- a CDS encoding UbiD family decarboxylase, producing the protein MYKDYLEQIEHITVKERVSKDLELSNYLIKHLGTPVYFENLDGYKAVGNLWASRASFAKVLKIEEKDLKLKMLQAIENPKPVK
- a CDS encoding GNAT family N-acetyltransferase, giving the protein MQEIKIRNATMRDKPRILEFCKNTWQGMKGLEDTQHDYIAFVYDAWVRKKSMITAEIDHRPVAILNVNPYKDGSAWLEGMRVDPEYRRKGIASMLTSYVLEKYPKVRLSIFDWNEPSKKLAETLGAKMIDTYIFINLDDFKYKTENCKFAKVPERIFALTDYGKKPVFVDWNYFYPDLETIKTLVNKRCILEDYNGFGFVLRSKEDVSLIIDHAVKIDRLVNSFCTRYKNRKKLLILSSAIYDSNNDFPCTKTEKLNIYEISR